A genomic segment from Tachypleus tridentatus isolate NWPU-2018 unplaced genomic scaffold, ASM421037v1 Hic_cluster_2, whole genome shotgun sequence encodes:
- the LOC143242921 gene encoding uncharacterized protein LOC143242921 produces the protein MRHFLKFHLKFRVLLVLSMGVFPANGISTNSTTASTTGFSSTPSRPTDSIIKSTAGFSSTPGNISGSTTDSSTDSSTPSSPTDSTSKSTAGVSSTPSSPTDSIIKSTAGFSSTPGKISGSITDSSTDSSTPSSPAGFSTDYFTGYLTKSTLFSPSTTEKRTTTTELFDPCSPNPCLNGGTCDAISTNEYSCTCRYGFVDVNCKELDYCNFTLNGTRGDDYCNNNNAICISDNKTESFICSCVEDLDYFDYNENSCKGIPECLYNDICKQHEICNTTTGECRCKEDYQHNDTNSCVAKDFCAENCKGLNTVCTRGPEDNPKNIDCKCVTNYAKTKRRLRSNIL, from the exons ATGAGGCACTTCCTAAAGTTTCATTTGAAATTTCGCGTCTTACTTGTCTTATCTATGGGTGTTTTTCCAGCTAACG GTATCTCTACTAATTCTACAACAGCGTCGACAACTGGTTTTTCTTCAACACCAAGTCGCCCCACTGATTCTATAATAAAGTCCACTGCTGGTTTTTCTTCAACACCAGGTAACATTAGTGGTTCTACAACAGATTCCTCCACTGATTCTTCAACACCAAGTAGCCCCACTGATTCTACATCAAAGTCCACTGCTGGTGTTTCTTCAACACCAAGTAGCCCCACTGATTCTATAATAAAGTCCACTGCTGGTTTTTCTTCAACACCAGGTAAGATTAGTGGTTCTATAACAGATTCCTCCACTGATTCTTCAACACCAAGTAGCCCCGCTGGTTTTTCAACAGACTATTTTACAGGTTATTTAACAAAATCTACACTTTTTAGCCCTTCAACGACCGAGAAAAGAACTACCACAACAGAACTGTTTGATCCCTGCTCACCAAATCCGTGCCTGAATGGTGGAACTTGTGACGCAATTAGCACCAATGAATATTCGTGTACTTGTCGTTATGGGTTTGTTGATGTGAACTGTAAAGAGCTGGACTACTGTAACTTCACTCTTAATGGTACAAGAGGAGACGattattgtaataacaacaatGCTATATGTATTTCTGACAACAAAACAGAGTCTTTCATTTGTTCTTGTGTTGAAGATCTCGACTACTTTGACTACAACGAGAACAGTTGTAAAG GAATACCTGAATGTTTATATAATGATATCTGTAAACAGCATGAGATCTGTAATACAACGACAGGTGAATGTCGTTGTAAGGAGGATTACCAGCACAACGACACAAACAGTTGTGTAG CTAAGGATTTTTGTGCGGAAAACTGTAAAGGCTTAAATACAGTCTGTACGCGGGGACCCGAAGATAACCCAAAGAATATTGACTGCAAGTGTGTAACAAACTACGCAAAAACAAAACGGAGACTGCGAAG CAACATTCTGTGA